One Lepus europaeus isolate LE1 chromosome X, mLepTim1.pri, whole genome shotgun sequence genomic window carries:
- the KANTR gene encoding KDM5C adjacent transcript, translating into MSPFSLLILVICAFSLFFLINLTRGLSILLVFSKNQLLALLLLSIVSLFSISLISALIFFDLLPSTFFGFILLFFF; encoded by the coding sequence ATGTCTCCCTTTTCATTGCTAATATTGGTTATTTGtgccttttcactttttttcttgatCAATCTCACCAGAGGTTTGTCTATTTTATtagtcttttcaaagaaccaacttttgGCTTTGTTGCTTCTGTCTATTGTGTCTTTGTTTTCtatctctttaatttctgctCTTATCTTTTTTGATCTCCTTCCTTCCACTTTTTTTGGGTTTATTCTcttgttctttttctaa